A single region of the Kwoniella botswanensis chromosome 1, complete sequence genome encodes:
- a CDS encoding pre-mRNA-splicing factor CWC22, which yields MPRSPSPSPSPSPSRSRSPARSYTRSVSPPGKRSITPDDVPISKRKRSPSPNPRDRSASPPTRRRRNSVSPPPPGVRGPNDIDVPKVMDIDPNRRRAREAAMLEQSIQSELTKSNGNGVVAVNGGSGRADEVAKAEFAKLIGSRSGGAYIPPAKLRAMQAEAAKDKTSTEFQRLSWDALKKSINGMINKVNVSNIKHVVPELFGENLIRGKGLFARSIMRAQASSLPFTPVFAALVAIVNTKLPQVGELVLIRLISQFRRAYKRNDKTVCHATSTFIAHLCNQYVAHEIVALQILLLCLDRPTDDSIEVAVGFMREVGLFLSENSPKANNTVFERFRAVLHEGAISKRCQYMIEVLFQVRKDKYKDNPSIPEGLDLVEEEEQITHRVTLDDELQVQESLNLFKVDPNYLENEKRYEEIKKEILGDSDDESGSESGSYDSESDDDEDEDVAPEKAGIADMTETNLINLRRTIYLTIMNSLNFEEAVHKLMKINIPEGREMVLCEMIVECCSQERSYSNFYGLIGERFCKLNRVWTDNFQESFAKYYDTIHRYETNKLRNIGRFFGHLLASDAISWGVLSVVHMNEEETTSSSRIFIKILMQEMVEEMGLNKLVERFKIPDLKQAFNGMFPMDNPKNTRFSINYFTSIGLGKVTEEMRTYLANAPKLLAAQQAAMLADASSSSDSDSSSDSDSDTTSSSDSDSDSDSDSDDSRPRRRRRYSSDSRSRSPPARRRRYSSDSRSRSPPPRRRDSPSRSPVRRRRYSDESASRSPPPRRRHTPSPSRSRSPPRRRRDNVSPSPPPRRRNDSPRRRDSPPPRRRRDSSTPPRRR from the exons ATGCCTCGTTCCCCCTCACCATCTccctccccttctccttcccgCTCTCGTTCGCCTGCTCGTTCATACACCAGATCCGTCTCTCCACCTGGAAAGAGGAGTATAACACCAGACGATGTACCAATAtcaaaaaggaaaag ATCCCCTTCACCTAACCCCCGAGACCGTTCCGCTTCCCCACCCACCCGTCGTCGTCGGAATTCTGTTTCTCCTCCACCCCCTGGTGTAAGGGGTCctaatgatattgatgtaCCTAAAGTGATGGATATAGACCCAAATAGGAGGAGGGCAAGAGAAGCAGCAATGTTAGAACAATCAATTCAATCCGAATTGACCAAATCTAACGGGAATGGTGTAGTAGCTGTGaatggtggaagtggaagggcAGACGAGGTTGCCAAAGCAGAATTCGCCAAATTGATAGGATCCAGATCGGGTGGTGCTTATATCCCACCGGCGAAACTAAGAGCAATGCAAGCTGAAGCTGCGAAAGATAAGACCTCGACTGAGTTTCAGAGATTATCTTGGGATGcgttgaagaagagtatAAATGGTATGATCAACAAG GTGAACGTCTCAAACATCAAGCATGTCGTACCGGAATTGTTCGGCGAAAATCTAATTAGAGGAAAAGGTCTATTCGCAAGATCAATCATGCGTGCTCAAGCTTCTTCATTACCATTCACGCCTGTCTTCGCAGCCCTAGTAGCTATCGTTAATACGAAATTACCTCAAGTTGGTGAATTGGTTTTGATCAGGTTGATAAGTCAGTTCAGGAGGGCTTATAAGAGGAACGACAAG ACCGTCTGTCACGCCACATCAACATTCATCGCTCATCTTTGTAATCAATACGTCGCCCACGAGATCGTCGCCTTGCAAATCCTGCTACTATGTCTCGATAGACCCACGGATGACTCGATCGAGGTAGCAGTAGGATTCATGCGGGAAGTCGGATTGTTCTTATCTGAAAACTCACCAAAGGCAAACAACACAGTATTCGAAAGGTTCAGAGCGGTCTTACATGAAGGTGCTATCAGCAAACGATGCCAATATATGATCGAAGTTCTATTCCAGGTTAGAAAAGATAAATATAAAGATAATCCATCTATACCTGAGGGATTGGAtctggtggaagaggaagaacagatTACGCATAGAGTGACGCTGGATGACGAGCTACAAGTTCAAGAGTCGCTTA ATCTGTTCAAAGTCGACCCTAACTACCTCGAAAACGAAAAACGATacgaagaaatcaagaaagagattcTTGGTGATTCAGATGACGAATCTGGTTCCGAATCTGGTTCATACGATTCtgaatcggatgatgatgaagatgaagatgtggCACCTGAGAAAGCTGGTATTGCGGATATGACTGAGACgaatttgatcaatttgagAAGAACTATTTACCTGACGATTATGAACTCG CTCAACTTCGAGGAAGCAGTACACAAATTaatgaagatcaatatcCCCGAAGGCAGGGAG ATGGTCTTATGCGAGATGATAGTCGAATGTTGTTCTCAAGAACGATCCTATTCAAACTTCTATGGACTTATCGGAGAAAGATTCTGTAAACTCAATAGAGTTTGGACTGATAATTTCCAAGAATCTTTTGCTAAATATTACGATACGATTCATCGATATGAGACCAACAAATTACGAAATATCGGACGATTTTTCGGTCATCTCCTGGCGTCCGATGCTATCTCATGGGGAGTATTGAGTGTGGTTCACatgaatgaagaagagactACATCAAGTTCGAGAATTTTCATCAAGATTTTGATGCAAGAGATGGTCGaggagatgggattgaaTAAATTAGTTGAAAGGTTCAAGATACCCGATCTCAAACAGGCTTTCAATGGAATGTTCCCTATGGATAATCCTAAAAACACTCGATTCTCCATCAATTACTTCACTTCAATCGGTTTAGGAAAAGTAACGGAAGAAATGAGGACTTATCTCGCCAATGCACCGAAATTGTTGGCTGCTCAACAGGCTGCTATGTTGGCTgatgcttcttcatcttcggacTCCGATTCGAGTTCCGACTCGGACTCGGATACGACCTCGTCATCTGACTCAGACAGTGATAGTGATTCCGATAGTGATGATTCGAGaccaaggagaaggagaagatataGTTCAGATTCGAGATCTAGATCACCACCAGCTAGACGAAGGAGATATTCATCGGATTCTAGGTCTagatcaccaccaccaagaagaagagatagtcCATCTAGATCACcggtgagaagaagaaggtattcaGATGAGAGTGCTTCTCGTTCGCCACCACCTAGGAGAAGACATACACCTTCGCCTTCCAGGAGTCGATCACCACCtagacgaagaagggataATGTCAGTCCCAGTCCGCCACCTAGAAGACGGAATGATTCGCCTCGAAGAAGGGATTCACCGCCACCtaggagaaggagagatagTTCGACTCCACCTAGAAGGAGGTAA
- a CDS encoding AmmeMemoRadiSam system protein B, whose amino-acid sequence MPASAREATHAGSWYSASELQLRQQLSSNLSKVHPIPELEYDPPVQDSKAIIAPHAGYSYSGPTAAWAYASIPVDKIKRVFLLGPSHHAYIPGVALSNFKVYETPVGDINLDLKTIEELKSTGIFSTMKSSVDEDEHSLEMHLPYIRHVFKDRKDLSLVPILVGHPKSETLDELSKVLAKYWKDEDTFFIISSDFCHWGSRFSCTPYYPHAPPPPNPVPPVPHETLPASFEPPDLIKRFTSSHNNPNVPIWKSIQYMDHEGMDLLRHPAEEGAAEKWEAYLDRTKNTICGRNPITVLLHLIQHIYLTKPDSAIPVFTFVRYEQSSKCFDGKDSSVSYVSGVLRVPH is encoded by the exons ATGCCAGCCAG CGCAAGAGAAGCGACCCACGCTGGGAGTTGGTACAGCGcttcag AATTACAACTTCGTCAACAACTTTCCAGCAACTTATCTAAAGTCCATCCTATCCCGGAACTGGAGTATGATCCACCTGTACAAGATTCAAAAGCGATTATAGCTCCTCATGCCGGGTATAGTTATAGTGGACCGACTGCCGCTTGGGCATATGCTAGTATTCCTGTTGATAAGAT TAAACGAGTGTTCCTCCTTggtccatctcatcatgcCTATATCCCTGGAGTAGCTTTATCGAATTTCAAGGTCTATGAAACTCCGGTTGGGGATATCAATTTGGATCTCAAGA CAATCGAAGAATTGAAGTCAACTGGGATATTCTCAACGATGAAATCATctgtagatgaagatgaacataGTTTGGAAATGCATTTACCATACATTCGACATGTCTTTAAAGA TAGGAAGGATCTTAGCTTGGTTCCCATCTTAGTTGGTCATCCGAAATCCGAAACTTTAGATGAGTTGAGTAAAGTCCTAGCTAAATActggaaagatgaagatacgtTCTTTATCATTTCATCTGATTTCTGTCATTG GGGCTCGAGATTCTCTTGTACACCATACTACCCTCatgctcctccacctcccaatCCAGTCCCACCAGTCCCGCACGAAACCCTCCCTGCATCCTTCGAACCTCCCGACTTGATCAAGAGATTCACTTCCTCTCATAATAACCCGAATGTCCCGATTTGGAAATCTATACAATATATGGATCATGAAGGCATGGATCTACTTAGACATCCTGCCGAGGAAGGGGCGGCGGAGAAGTGGGAAGCGTATTTGGATAGGACCAAA AACACAATTTGCGGTAGAAACCCAATTACAGTCTTACTTCACCTGATCCAACATATATACCTGACCAAACCCGATTCCGCGATACCTGTATTCACCTTTGTGAGGTACGAACAAAGTAGTAAATGTTTTGATGGCAAGGATAGTAGTGTTAGTTACGTTAGTGGGGTATTGAGAGTACCTCATTGA